A stretch of DNA from Paenibacillus sp. FSL W8-0186:
TTAGCTGAGGGGATCAAGGTGTTTCCCGGCATTGAAGTAGATATTCAGGAGACGGGGCATATTTTGATTATTGGCGACCGGGAGCGGATATTGGCTTTGAGGCAGCGCCTGGAACCTTATACCGAGAAAGGGCGGTTCATCAACTTCCAGTCGCTGCTGGATTGGAGTGAGGGACAGGGCTTTTTACGCATCGGCGCGCATCCTTTCCGGCTCAGCACGCCGCTGCATCATTTGCCGGTTGAACTGCTGCGGCGTCTGGACGCTTTTGATCTGAACGGCAAGGATATTTATGCCCAAGGCTTGGAGGCTTATCGCGCTCAACTCGATGAATTTGCACAGCGTCTGAGGCGTCCTGTTGTCGGGGGCAGTGATACGCATCAATATATGCAGTACGGCAGTATTGTTAATAGCTTTGACGAGGAAGCAGGGACGGCAGAGGAACTGCGCGGCCTGATCCGGCAGGGGGCGTATCAGATAGAAGTTTCGCCATGCCTGCATGCGAAGGTGAAGTCAGCGAATGTGATCAAGGCGCTGTTGAAGAAGGAGCAGGCTGTTTCCGAAGAGAGCAGTGGCGATTTGCGGGAGCTCGGGGAAATGGCGTAAGCGGGCGAAGATCACTACACAGGCAAGGTACAGGGCCTCTTCCGGGTGCGGGAGAGGCCTGTACTTCATTCCTCCATGCAGATTATGATACGGTACTGGGTATAAGGGTGTGCTGAGTTTATTTGAAATGAAGGGGTGGAAATTGTTACAATAAGAGGCAGTGGAATGCGGATTAAGAAGCATGGACAATACTCTAAGAAGGAGGGAGAAGCATGGCGATTGCAGAGGTAACGGTAATTCCTATCGGGACGGGGTCGACCAGCTTAAGCCCGTACGTAGCTGAGCTGCAGCGGGTATTAGAGAAGCAGGAAGGCATCCAATATACGCTGACCTCAATGAGCACAATTATTGAAGGGCCATTGGACAGCGTGTTCGCTGCGATTCGCGCGATTCATGAGTCGCCGTTCCAATCGGGTGCTCAGCGGGTGTCCACCTCGATCAAGATCGATGACCGGCGCGACAAAGCGAGCTCCTCTGAGCAGAAGCTGCGTTCGGTGCAGGCGAAGCTGCAATAAATTCCTGATTTTGAGGACTTGCAAAATTTTCAGATCGAGTTATAATATTTTTTGTTTCCACTAAATTAGTGAATATGCTGGTGTAGCTCAGTTGGTAGAGCAACGCATTCGTAATGCGTAGGTCGGGGGTTCGAGTCCCTTCACCAGCATCTTGCTAAAGTCAAGCGCAGCGCGGCTTCCGAGGATTTCGGGGTCGCGCTGTTTTTGTGTTTCTATGCAAACTTCTAACATTCTTCTGACCTTTATTCGAGTAAAGTATTGTTTTTGGGATTAGTTTGTTCTCCAAGAAAAAAGAAGAGATTGTCCTTCATCTGACAATCCTAAGACTGAATGGCTCCATATACGATTGTCTACTGAGGAGAATTCAATTCTTGCTAACTATTGCTGTGTACCAATTCCAATCCGCTTTACATTAGAAGCATAGGGGCATCACCTATACCGCTTATTTTACCAGATTAACTTAATCATTAATCAAGAAATCTTTTAATTGTTCACTTCGTCTTGGCTTTTTGATCTTTTATATTTTAAAGTCGAATAAGATATTTCTTAGTTGGAATGACCCTATCATGTACGCCTACAATCTGCCCTGACACACTTTATCTATTTTAATGACACCTCTGTTACAACCGAATCTCCATTTTGATTTTATGTATCGGTCAATTCTTTCGCTGGATTGTTGTTAAATAAGCGAATAGAGCGGTTATGATAGCAGTAAGAATGGTAGTGATTATTGTTGATATGTTGTTCTGAACCCATTGAGATATATTTTGAAAAAATGATTCGTTATTTACAGTAAGTTTATTTACTGTTCCACTTGCCGAAAATATGCCCCCTATTTTTGAATTTTTATCTACAGATAAATTAGAGTTAAGTTGATTTTTTGGATAATTCTTGGCTCCGACTGAGACTGCAGCATTAGGTATTTCATACTTTTGAGGTTCACCAGTCCTAAATACAGTTAGAACT
This window harbors:
- a CDS encoding MTH1187 family thiamine-binding protein, which encodes MAIAEVTVIPIGTGSTSLSPYVAELQRVLEKQEGIQYTLTSMSTIIEGPLDSVFAAIRAIHESPFQSGAQRVSTSIKIDDRRDKASSSEQKLRSVQAKLQ
- a CDS encoding PHP domain-containing protein, with product MRIDLHTHVKLAKKTVFSHAYFKEMMAEAGKNGLDAVAMTEHFNTWRYEDIYEVLDRHYPYEHGYYLAEGIKVFPGIEVDIQETGHILIIGDRERILALRQRLEPYTEKGRFINFQSLLDWSEGQGFLRIGAHPFRLSTPLHHLPVELLRRLDAFDLNGKDIYAQGLEAYRAQLDEFAQRLRRPVVGGSDTHQYMQYGSIVNSFDEEAGTAEELRGLIRQGAYQIEVSPCLHAKVKSANVIKALLKKEQAVSEESSGDLRELGEMA